In a single window of the Planctomycetia bacterium genome:
- a CDS encoding glucan 1,4-alpha-glucosidase: MTHTPKETTAFGKPGIEPRWTRGNKDAVGTAYSASSRLWFTLSAGILNEVYYPTIDKPQIRDLQYLVTDGETFFHDERRHLDVTIRELSHHALGYEIINVDREGRFRIIKQIIADPHHACVLIHTRLEAEEPLRSKLRLFSLLAPHLEVGGFGNNGRSIEVAGRAIQVAHKGGTWLAIAASIPFVRRSCGYVGRSDGWTDLADNFQMDWEFDLADNGNIALIGELDLRSGYEFTLGLAFGAGRHDAVTTLLQSLGVPFADHRKRFIEQWERVCEKVLPVKKKILGDGGRLYHSSHSLLLAHEDKTYPGAIIASMSIPWGETRGDDNIGGYHLVWTRDMVNSAIGLLAAGNFETPLRSLIYLACSQLPDGGFHQNFWINGDSYWTGIQLDEVAFPIILAWRLNEAGALRDFDPYPMVLRAASYLMRQGPATPQERWEENSGYSPSTLASNIAALICAAGFARERGDDATATFIRQYADFLECHVESWTVTTEGTLVTDIRRHFIRIHPADVGDPEPNEDPNVGSLRIANLSPERPNEFPAKEIVDAGFLELVRYGIRKAGDPLIEDSLRVVDALLKVDTPVGPCWRRYNHDGYGQRADGSPFEGWGTGRIWPLLTGERGHYELAAGRDAAPYLRALEGFASPTGLLPEQVWDEPDRPELHLHFGGQTGAATPLMWAHAEYIKLLRSASDGKVFDLIPAVFDHYHHRRDCMTLEVWKPNRRVRTIRPEMTLRIQAPAPFRLRWSQDEWRTTQDTPATATALNIHFVDIPVHKDQSGSIRFTFYWTDEDRWEGKDYQTKIQGKN; the protein is encoded by the coding sequence ATGACACATACTCCCAAGGAAACAACGGCGTTCGGAAAGCCCGGAATCGAGCCGCGCTGGACCCGTGGAAACAAGGACGCAGTGGGAACGGCATACTCGGCATCAAGCCGCCTGTGGTTTACGCTGTCGGCCGGCATCCTGAATGAAGTCTACTACCCGACCATCGACAAGCCCCAGATTCGCGATCTTCAGTATCTGGTCACTGACGGCGAAACGTTCTTCCACGATGAGCGTCGTCATCTCGACGTCACGATTCGCGAGTTGTCTCACCACGCCTTGGGCTATGAAATAATCAACGTGGATCGCGAGGGACGTTTCCGAATTATCAAGCAGATCATCGCCGATCCGCACCATGCCTGCGTCCTGATTCATACGCGGTTGGAGGCCGAAGAACCGCTGCGGAGCAAGTTGCGGCTGTTTTCACTCCTGGCTCCCCACCTGGAAGTCGGCGGCTTCGGAAACAATGGACGATCGATCGAAGTCGCCGGCCGCGCTATTCAAGTGGCACATAAGGGCGGCACCTGGCTGGCCATTGCCGCGTCCATTCCGTTCGTGCGTCGCTCGTGCGGCTATGTGGGGAGATCGGACGGTTGGACCGATCTGGCGGACAACTTCCAGATGGACTGGGAGTTCGACCTGGCGGATAACGGCAACATCGCGCTCATCGGTGAGCTGGACTTGCGCAGCGGTTATGAGTTCACCTTGGGGCTGGCCTTTGGAGCCGGGCGGCACGATGCGGTCACGACGCTTCTGCAATCGCTCGGCGTGCCTTTTGCCGATCATCGCAAGCGATTCATCGAGCAGTGGGAGCGGGTCTGCGAAAAGGTTCTGCCGGTCAAAAAGAAGATTCTCGGTGATGGCGGCCGCCTGTACCACAGCAGTCACAGTCTGCTTCTGGCCCATGAGGACAAGACCTATCCCGGTGCGATAATAGCTTCGATGAGCATTCCGTGGGGTGAGACTCGCGGCGACGATAATATCGGCGGATATCACCTGGTCTGGACGCGCGACATGGTCAACAGTGCCATCGGCTTGCTCGCCGCGGGCAATTTTGAGACGCCGCTGCGGTCCCTGATCTATCTTGCCTGCTCGCAACTACCCGATGGCGGGTTTCATCAGAACTTCTGGATCAACGGCGATTCGTACTGGACGGGAATTCAGCTCGACGAAGTCGCGTTTCCGATCATCCTGGCGTGGCGGTTGAACGAGGCCGGCGCGCTGCGGGATTTTGACCCGTACCCGATGGTGCTGCGGGCCGCCAGTTATCTCATGCGACAAGGACCGGCGACACCGCAAGAACGCTGGGAAGAGAACAGCGGATACTCGCCCTCGACGCTGGCTTCCAACATCGCCGCGCTGATCTGTGCCGCCGGTTTTGCGCGCGAGCGGGGAGACGACGCAACCGCGACTTTTATCCGGCAGTATGCCGACTTTCTGGAGTGTCACGTGGAGTCCTGGACGGTCACGACCGAGGGGACGCTCGTAACGGACATTCGCCGTCACTTTATCCGCATCCATCCGGCCGATGTCGGTGATCCCGAACCGAATGAAGATCCCAATGTCGGGAGCTTGCGCATCGCCAATCTTTCGCCAGAGCGACCCAATGAGTTTCCGGCCAAAGAGATCGTGGATGCAGGGTTTCTGGAACTGGTGCGCTACGGCATCCGCAAGGCGGGCGATCCGCTGATCGAGGATTCGCTGCGTGTGGTTGATGCGCTGCTCAAAGTGGACACACCGGTCGGCCCATGCTGGCGGCGTTATAACCACGATGGCTACGGGCAGCGTGCGGATGGCAGTCCGTTTGAGGGTTGGGGCACGGGTCGTATCTGGCCACTGCTGACCGGCGAACGCGGACACTACGAACTCGCGGCGGGCCGCGATGCCGCTCCTTATCTTCGCGCGCTGGAGGGCTTTGCCAGTCCCACCGGACTGTTGCCCGAACAGGTTTGGGATGAACCGGACCGCCCCGAGTTGCACCTGCATTTTGGTGGGCAAACGGGGGCGGCAACTCCGCTGATGTGGGCGCATGCGGAATACATCAAGCTGCTCCGCTCCGCCAGCGACGGCAAGGTCTTCGACCTGATTCCCGCTGTCTTTGATCACTACCATCATCGTCGCGACTGCATGACGCTGGAAGTCTGGAAACCCAATCGTCGCGTTCGCACGATCCGGCCGGAGATGACGCTGCGCATTCAGGCGCCGGCTCCCTTCCGCCTGCGCTGGTCGCAGGATGAATGGAGGACGACTCAGGATACACCCGCCACGGCAACGGCACTGAACATTCATTTCGTCGATATTCCCGTGCACAAGGACCAATCCGGCTCCATTCGGTTTACCTTCTACTGGACGGATGAGGATCGCTGGGAGGGCAAGGACTATCAGACCAAAATTCAGGGAAAAAACTAA
- a CDS encoding glycosyltransferase family 4 protein: protein MRIAMLSWESLRSIAVGGVAAHVSELADALAANGHEVHVFTRSGHGQPAYECVGLVHEHRCQYHGQGDFVDDINTMCRAMVDQFLATENYIGAFDVVHAHDWLAANAMIWIKQQRGRRSILTIHSTEYARCGNTYPEGRSARVREQERAGLYWCDQAIAVSGVTRAEIAGMYDVPIWKTTVIHNGVAASRFEVSIDPAIEKGRYGIGSMDPTVLFCGRMAYQKGPDLMLEAIPAVLHYYDRAKFIFAGDGDMRWSLEERARAMGIEHAVRFLGHRNGNELPRLFQLADMVCIPSRNEPFGIVVLEAWSAGKPVVVTQIGGPAEYVHHERTGLLVYPNADSVAWGLGTMFMDFDRARQMGVNGHREVVQLFSWQQIAEKTLAVYDPSRRTATHEAARAPGPAGLDGDQTSAIELPNTRKHRAAPIGVAAGKLASAVSRINRRKRKVGARRDPLVNCEVRPADTKPLSGLVNATQSVVRNSGELE, encoded by the coding sequence ATGCGTATTGCTATGTTGTCGTGGGAGTCGCTCCGCTCCATCGCGGTCGGTGGAGTGGCTGCACATGTGAGCGAACTGGCCGACGCGCTGGCCGCGAATGGGCACGAAGTTCATGTCTTCACGCGCTCGGGGCACGGCCAGCCGGCGTATGAATGCGTCGGATTGGTTCATGAGCATCGCTGCCAATACCATGGCCAGGGCGATTTTGTCGATGATATCAACACCATGTGCCGGGCGATGGTTGATCAATTCCTCGCCACGGAAAACTACATTGGGGCATTTGATGTTGTCCATGCCCATGACTGGCTGGCCGCGAATGCGATGATCTGGATCAAGCAGCAGCGCGGACGGCGCAGCATTCTCACGATTCATTCCACCGAATATGCCCGATGCGGCAACACCTATCCCGAAGGCCGCTCCGCTCGCGTGCGAGAGCAGGAGCGCGCCGGGTTGTACTGGTGTGATCAGGCCATTGCCGTGTCCGGCGTCACCCGCGCCGAGATCGCCGGCATGTATGACGTTCCGATCTGGAAAACGACAGTGATTCACAACGGCGTCGCGGCATCGCGATTTGAAGTCTCGATTGACCCAGCAATCGAAAAAGGGCGTTACGGCATTGGCAGCATGGATCCGACCGTGCTTTTCTGCGGTCGTATGGCATATCAGAAGGGCCCCGACCTGATGCTCGAAGCGATCCCCGCCGTGTTGCACTACTACGACCGGGCCAAGTTCATCTTTGCCGGCGATGGTGACATGCGCTGGTCGCTTGAGGAGCGAGCGCGTGCGATGGGTATTGAACATGCGGTACGCTTCCTTGGGCATCGCAACGGTAACGAGCTGCCCCGTCTCTTTCAGCTTGCGGACATGGTTTGTATACCCAGCCGCAACGAGCCGTTCGGCATTGTCGTGTTGGAAGCATGGAGTGCCGGCAAGCCGGTCGTTGTCACGCAGATCGGCGGCCCCGCAGAGTACGTGCATCATGAGCGCACGGGTTTGCTGGTTTATCCCAATGCCGATTCGGTCGCATGGGGGCTGGGGACGATGTTCATGGACTTTGATCGCGCGCGACAGATGGGGGTAAACGGCCACCGTGAAGTCGTACAACTTTTTTCCTGGCAGCAGATCGCGGAAAAGACACTCGCCGTGTATGACCCGTCCCGTCGGACTGCCACACATGAGGCAGCTCGCGCGCCTGGTCCAGCCGGCCTGGACGGCGATCAGACGAGTGCCATCGAACTACCGAACACACGGAAACATCGCGCGGCGCCAATCGGCGTGGCTGCCGGCAAGCTCGCGTCAGCCGTCAGCAGGATAAATAGACGCAAGCGCAAAGTGGGCGCCCGGCGCGATCCGCTGGTCAATTGTGAAGTGCGTCCCGCAGATACGAAGCCATTGTCTGGCCTGGTCAATGCAACACAGAGTGTCGTTCGTAACTCAGGGGAGCTCGAATGA
- a CDS encoding mercuric reductase: MPQISPADEFNRELVRNVHPVDWVNPKPSGRYNLVVIGAGTAGLVTAAGAAGLGAKVALIERHLMGGDCLNVGCVPSKGVISAARVAAGVRNAREFGVEVPDDVNADFAAAMQRMRRLRAHISPNDSAQRFRDLGIDVFFGQATFVDSNTVGVNGAKLNFKRAVIATGARAAAPAIPGLSSVEYLTYETLFSLTELPQRLGVIGAGPIGCEMAQAFAQLGADVFLVEAEHDILPREDRDAAAIVQRAILRSGVKLLCCGKSLEIKNGAGIQLTVESHGTGYDEPVDKLLVSVGRAPNVENLNLDAVGVNYDKKGVTVNERMQTTNPMIYAAGDICSPYQFTHMADFTARILIQNALFMGRRKSSSLVIPWCTYTTPEIAHVGLYEGQAREKGIEVDTFVREFRDVDRAILDGEDEGFVKVHVKKGTDKIIGATIVASHAGDLISEITLAMTHGLGLSKIGSTIHPYPTLADAIRNLGDQYSRTRVTPFVKRLFNKWLAWTR; the protein is encoded by the coding sequence TTGCCGCAGATCAGTCCGGCGGACGAGTTCAATCGGGAGCTGGTTCGCAACGTTCATCCTGTGGATTGGGTGAACCCGAAACCGAGCGGCCGATACAATCTCGTCGTGATCGGAGCCGGCACAGCGGGCCTTGTAACGGCCGCCGGAGCCGCGGGGCTGGGCGCCAAAGTGGCGTTGATCGAACGACATCTGATGGGCGGCGACTGCCTGAATGTTGGCTGCGTGCCTTCGAAAGGAGTCATCAGCGCGGCCCGTGTGGCGGCCGGCGTGCGAAATGCGCGTGAGTTCGGGGTGGAAGTTCCAGACGATGTGAACGCAGACTTCGCGGCGGCGATGCAGCGGATGCGACGGCTGCGCGCCCACATCAGCCCGAACGATTCAGCACAGCGGTTCCGTGACCTGGGCATCGACGTCTTTTTCGGGCAGGCGACGTTTGTGGATTCGAACACGGTCGGCGTGAACGGCGCGAAGCTTAACTTCAAGCGGGCGGTAATCGCGACCGGAGCGCGGGCCGCGGCGCCGGCGATTCCTGGTTTGAGTTCCGTCGAGTATCTGACTTATGAAACACTCTTTTCATTGACCGAATTGCCGCAACGACTCGGCGTCATTGGCGCCGGCCCGATCGGTTGTGAGATGGCGCAGGCGTTTGCCCAACTCGGGGCCGACGTGTTTCTGGTTGAGGCCGAACACGACATCCTGCCGCGCGAAGACCGTGACGCGGCGGCGATCGTGCAACGGGCGATTTTGCGATCCGGCGTCAAGCTGCTTTGTTGCGGCAAGAGCCTGGAGATCAAGAATGGCGCGGGAATCCAACTCACGGTCGAATCGCACGGCACTGGGTATGACGAGCCGGTCGACAAACTATTGGTCTCGGTCGGCCGAGCGCCAAACGTCGAGAATCTGAATCTGGACGCCGTTGGTGTGAATTACGACAAGAAGGGGGTGACGGTCAACGAACGCATGCAGACGACGAACCCCATGATCTACGCCGCGGGCGACATTTGTTCGCCGTACCAGTTTACGCATATGGCCGATTTCACGGCGCGCATCTTGATTCAGAACGCGCTGTTCATGGGCCGCAGGAAGTCGTCGTCGCTGGTGATTCCGTGGTGTACATATACAACCCCGGAGATTGCCCACGTTGGACTGTACGAAGGGCAGGCCAGGGAGAAGGGCATCGAAGTCGACACGTTCGTGCGGGAGTTTCGCGACGTGGACCGGGCGATTCTGGACGGAGAAGACGAAGGCTTCGTGAAAGTCCACGTCAAGAAGGGCACCGACAAGATCATCGGAGCAACGATCGTTGCGAGTCATGCTGGTGACCTGATCTCCGAGATCACGCTGGCAATGACGCACGGATTGGGCTTGAGCAAGATCGGCAGCACGATCCACCCTTATCCAACACTGGCCGACGCGATTCGCAACCTCGGCGATCAATACAGTCGCACGCGCGTGACGCCATTCGTGAAGCGGCTCTTCAACAAGTGGCTGGCCTGGACGCGGTAA
- a CDS encoding S1 RNA-binding domain-containing protein, with translation MTDGEQDSVERELNTMMGGMTAEEMAAAADAAPKVQEPEEAQLIKGRVANIGSQDVLIDFDGKSLGSMPHAEFGRDEKYAVGDPIEVSVVGKDERLGLLIVSRKKARELQALATMQPGTIVSGVVSGMNKGGLEVDIEGLRGFIPASQVDVHFLKDISALLGQTIRAEVTKFEANEQNIVLSRRKVLLVEAEQEKHKVFGELVLGQIRKGTVKSLTDYGAFIDLGGVDGLLHVSDMSWGRINKPEEVVKVGDEVEVKVIKLQRDKEKVSLSLKEVKPNPWTNVADRYIPGAKVNGRVVRMQNFGAFVELEPGVEALLPISELSWTRRVRHPSEIVKDGDVVEVSILSVDQGKQRISLSLKAVKDDPWASVAERFPAGAKIKGKVARTADFGAFVELEEGIDGLIHISELADTHVKAVTDKVKPGDEVDVRVLAVDTVNKKISLSMKTPPREPTPEELAEIAARRAAAEKEQAKKRAKQASRRGGITIEWDQGLGSLDPSKFARS, from the coding sequence ATGACGGACGGCGAGCAGGATTCGGTGGAACGCGAGTTGAACACGATGATGGGTGGAATGACCGCCGAGGAAATGGCCGCCGCGGCCGACGCGGCGCCAAAGGTTCAGGAGCCCGAGGAGGCCCAACTGATCAAGGGCCGCGTCGCCAATATCGGTTCGCAGGATGTTCTGATCGACTTCGATGGCAAGAGCCTCGGCAGTATGCCGCATGCCGAATTCGGCAGGGATGAGAAGTACGCCGTTGGTGATCCGATTGAAGTCTCCGTGGTCGGAAAGGACGAGCGACTCGGTCTGCTCATCGTCTCACGAAAGAAGGCCCGCGAGCTTCAAGCGCTCGCCACCATGCAGCCCGGCACCATCGTCTCCGGTGTCGTCAGCGGCATGAACAAGGGCGGCCTCGAGGTGGATATCGAAGGCCTTCGCGGCTTCATTCCCGCCAGCCAGGTCGATGTGCATTTCCTCAAGGACATTTCGGCGCTCCTGGGACAGACCATCCGCGCCGAAGTTACCAAGTTTGAAGCGAACGAGCAGAACATCGTCCTGTCGCGCCGCAAGGTGCTGCTGGTCGAGGCCGAGCAGGAGAAGCACAAGGTCTTCGGCGAGCTGGTTCTCGGACAGATTCGAAAGGGAACCGTCAAGAGCCTGACCGACTACGGTGCCTTTATCGATCTGGGAGGCGTGGACGGCCTGCTGCACGTCAGCGACATGAGCTGGGGCCGCATCAACAAGCCGGAGGAAGTCGTCAAGGTCGGCGACGAGGTCGAGGTCAAGGTCATCAAGCTCCAGCGAGACAAAGAAAAGGTCTCTCTGAGCCTCAAGGAAGTGAAGCCCAATCCGTGGACCAACGTCGCGGATCGATACATCCCCGGCGCAAAAGTCAACGGGCGAGTCGTCCGCATGCAGAACTTCGGCGCATTCGTCGAGCTTGAACCCGGCGTCGAGGCCCTGCTTCCCATCAGCGAGCTGTCGTGGACCCGGCGCGTTCGCCATCCATCGGAGATTGTCAAGGATGGCGACGTCGTGGAGGTTTCGATCCTCAGCGTCGATCAGGGTAAGCAGCGCATCTCACTGAGCTTAAAGGCCGTAAAGGACGATCCGTGGGCATCGGTCGCCGAGCGCTTTCCCGCCGGTGCGAAGATCAAGGGCAAGGTCGCCCGCACCGCTGATTTCGGCGCTTTCGTCGAGTTGGAAGAGGGCATCGACGGCCTCATTCACATCTCCGAGCTGGCCGACACGCACGTCAAGGCCGTCACCGACAAGGTCAAGCCCGGCGACGAGGTAGATGTACGTGTGCTGGCGGTCGACACGGTGAACAAGAAGATTTCGCTCTCGATGAAGACGCCCCCGCGCGAGCCGACCCCCGAGGAACTCGCCGAGATCGCTGCCCGGCGCGCAGCCGCCGAGAAAGAGCAGGCCAAGAAGCGTGCCAAGCAGGCCTCACGGCGCGGCGGCATCACGATCGAGTGGGATCAGGGTTTGGGCTCGTTGGATCCTTCCAAATTCGCCCGGTCCTAA
- the rpoD gene encoding RNA polymerase sigma factor RpoD: MTKQHTKEPPVPATVLAAAANSTPSAVARSADPVELSVSELVEKGKQRGYLTWEELNEALPDEAILPDRLEAILQKLEEIGIDMVDEAEATKLAAFGEDATAVKKPFAQAEPVAVEDEFPVEAPSRRIDDPVRMYLTQMGEIPLLTRSQEIALAKKIELTRTAFRRKVLESDCSLAAAADTIQCVHEGSLPFDRTMKISTGENQAKQTVLQRLPGNLATVRKLMELNQEDWAELHNGRHSEANEKTIWRRIHQRRRKAVTLFEELALRTSRVTPMMRKLFALSEKMTEIERRLADPKKLAAIPEEDQETMRDEIAGLQDLVLETPEMLCKRVVDVKRVFAEYEDAKRKLSGGNLRLVVSIAKKYRNRGLSFLDIIQEGNTGLMRAVDKYEYRRGYKFSTYATWWIRQAITRAIADHARTIRIPVHMIETMSRLRNISRDLLQELGREPTIDEIAKKARMPLSEVRRVLKISRHPISLDRPVGEGEDSYFGDFIEDGSAESPVSTATNEMLKDRIEQVLKSLTYREREIIKLRYGIGDGYTYTLEEVGKIFKVTRERVRQVEAKAIRKLQHPVRCRKLEGFLDKDGNIQHHEEPM, translated from the coding sequence ATGACGAAACAACATACGAAGGAACCCCCCGTTCCAGCAACAGTCTTGGCAGCCGCCGCGAATTCCACGCCGTCCGCCGTCGCGCGAAGCGCCGACCCGGTCGAATTGAGCGTGAGCGAATTGGTGGAGAAGGGCAAGCAGCGCGGTTATCTCACATGGGAGGAGCTCAACGAAGCCCTTCCCGATGAGGCCATTCTGCCTGATCGCCTTGAGGCCATTCTCCAGAAGCTCGAAGAAATCGGCATCGACATGGTCGATGAGGCCGAAGCCACGAAGCTGGCCGCATTCGGCGAAGATGCCACCGCCGTCAAAAAGCCGTTTGCTCAGGCCGAGCCGGTTGCCGTCGAGGATGAGTTCCCCGTCGAAGCGCCCAGTCGCCGGATCGACGATCCGGTCCGCATGTATCTCACCCAGATGGGCGAGATTCCTCTGTTGACGCGCTCCCAGGAAATCGCCCTTGCCAAGAAGATCGAACTGACGCGCACCGCCTTTCGGCGCAAGGTGCTTGAGTCGGATTGCAGTCTCGCCGCCGCAGCCGACACGATCCAGTGCGTTCACGAAGGCTCACTGCCCTTCGATCGCACGATGAAGATTTCCACCGGCGAGAACCAGGCCAAGCAGACCGTTCTTCAGCGACTCCCCGGCAATCTCGCCACCGTCCGAAAGCTGATGGAGCTCAATCAGGAAGACTGGGCCGAGCTTCACAACGGCCGTCATTCCGAAGCCAACGAAAAGACCATTTGGCGTCGCATTCATCAGCGCCGTCGCAAAGCCGTCACCCTCTTCGAGGAGCTGGCTCTGCGAACCAGCCGCGTCACGCCGATGATGCGCAAGTTGTTCGCCCTGTCCGAGAAGATGACCGAGATCGAGCGGCGACTGGCCGATCCCAAGAAGCTCGCCGCCATTCCCGAAGAAGACCAGGAGACCATGCGCGACGAAATCGCCGGCCTCCAGGACCTTGTCCTTGAGACGCCGGAAATGCTGTGCAAGCGCGTCGTCGATGTGAAGCGCGTCTTCGCCGAGTATGAAGACGCCAAGCGAAAGCTCTCCGGCGGAAACCTCCGACTGGTCGTCTCCATCGCCAAGAAGTACCGCAACCGCGGTCTGTCCTTCCTCGACATCATTCAGGAAGGCAATACCGGTCTGATGCGGGCCGTCGATAAGTATGAGTATCGTCGGGGCTATAAGTTCAGCACTTACGCGACATGGTGGATTCGACAGGCCATCACCCGCGCCATCGCCGACCATGCCCGCACGATTCGCATTCCCGTCCACATGATCGAGACGATGAGCCGCCTGCGCAACATCTCGCGCGATCTGCTCCAGGAGCTCGGCCGTGAGCCCACGATCGACGAAATCGCCAAGAAGGCACGCATGCCGCTGAGCGAGGTTCGCCGGGTCCTGAAGATCAGCCGGCACCCCATCTCGCTCGATAGGCCCGTCGGTGAAGGCGAAGATTCCTACTTCGGTGACTTCATCGAGGACGGTTCCGCTGAAAGCCCGGTCAGCACGGCCACCAACGAGATGCTCAAGGACCGCATCGAGCAGGTTCTCAAGAGCCTGACCTATCGAGAGCGGGAGATTATCAAGCTCCGGTATGGAATCGGCGACGGATACACATATACCCTCGAAGAGGTCGGCAAGATCTTTAAGGTCACGCGCGAACGCGTGCGACAGGTCGAAGCCAAGGCCATTCGCAAGCTTCAGCACCCGGTGCGCTGCCGCAAGCTCGAAGGCTTCCTCGACAAGGATGGCAACATCCAGCATCACGAAGAGCCGATGTAG
- a CDS encoding DNA primase — translation MIGQSTAHQLTDRIRQASDIMDVVSAYVTLRRAGRNFKGLCPFHNEKTPSFNVTPDKQTFKCFGCGAGGDVFKFVQLREGVDFLEARAILANRAGINLEERSSGGSEREGSSKLDLERANQWASRWFRSQLLSAQGKAARDYIDARKISPESSERFAIGFAPGGWTVLVAAARQADIPQPLLLSAGLAKPREDGSLYDAFRDRLIFPIVDAMGRTVGFGGRTLADDDAKYLNSPQSALFDKSRCLYGLATAKDAFRESRNAILVEGYIDCIMAQQHGFTQAVATLGTALTVEHIRLLSRYVDSVTLVFDSDEAGQRAADSSLPLFLTERLDVRLTNVPEGKDPADFLISAGSEAFNAVLTSALGALEFKWKQVVRRCQAVASPLDRRRAVEEFLNLIVRSTDLGAFDPIQRGLILNQVGKLLGVPADEVNRQLRLLARRPGPSASVGPAAPSVKRQAATSRDDGSAAMTDLLGVLLNEPQFYEEIASEFDPEISADVQLRQIAHAVREMACDEQCEKSLAALLGRFESVDIAARIMDLQAAGLCRGNYEATLRGAVERLRQIKEHNQLAHITAGLRGKAIPVESTGTSNDADSAADDDRSARLAVTEVARRVSHFAAHKHLATPLTAGAGFESPRSAE, via the coding sequence GTGATCGGTCAGAGTACCGCCCACCAGCTAACCGATCGCATCAGACAGGCCTCCGACATCATGGATGTCGTCTCGGCATATGTCACCCTTCGGCGGGCAGGCCGAAACTTCAAGGGACTCTGTCCATTTCACAACGAAAAAACGCCCTCGTTCAACGTTACGCCCGATAAACAGACGTTTAAGTGCTTCGGGTGTGGAGCGGGAGGCGACGTCTTTAAGTTTGTCCAGCTCCGCGAGGGGGTCGATTTCCTTGAGGCTCGGGCCATTCTTGCCAACCGGGCCGGCATCAACCTCGAAGAGCGATCAAGCGGCGGCAGCGAGCGCGAAGGCTCGAGTAAGTTGGACCTGGAACGGGCCAATCAGTGGGCCTCTCGGTGGTTTCGTTCCCAGTTGCTTTCAGCGCAAGGCAAGGCTGCTCGGGATTACATCGATGCGAGGAAGATCTCGCCGGAGTCGTCCGAACGATTTGCTATTGGCTTTGCGCCGGGTGGCTGGACTGTGCTGGTCGCTGCCGCCCGACAGGCCGATATTCCTCAGCCCCTACTGCTTTCCGCCGGCCTGGCCAAACCACGGGAGGACGGTTCGCTCTATGACGCCTTCCGCGACCGGCTGATCTTCCCCATCGTGGATGCCATGGGTCGGACGGTCGGTTTTGGTGGTCGCACGCTGGCCGATGACGACGCCAAATACCTGAACTCACCGCAGAGTGCTTTGTTCGATAAGAGCCGTTGCCTGTACGGCCTGGCCACTGCCAAAGACGCCTTCCGAGAGTCAAGAAACGCCATCCTGGTCGAGGGCTACATTGACTGCATCATGGCCCAGCAGCACGGCTTCACCCAGGCCGTGGCGACGCTTGGCACCGCCCTCACCGTCGAACATATTCGACTGCTGAGCCGCTATGTCGATTCGGTCACCCTGGTATTTGATTCCGATGAAGCCGGTCAGCGCGCCGCGGATAGTAGCTTGCCTCTTTTCCTGACCGAGCGACTGGACGTTCGCCTGACCAACGTCCCAGAAGGCAAGGACCCCGCCGATTTCCTTATTTCCGCAGGCTCCGAGGCGTTTAATGCGGTTTTGACCTCGGCACTCGGAGCGCTAGAATTCAAGTGGAAACAGGTCGTGCGGCGTTGCCAGGCAGTGGCCTCGCCCCTGGACCGACGGAGGGCGGTCGAGGAGTTCTTGAACCTGATCGTCAGGTCTACCGACCTGGGTGCCTTTGATCCGATCCAACGGGGGTTGATTCTTAACCAGGTAGGGAAGTTGCTGGGAGTCCCAGCGGATGAAGTGAATCGCCAACTGAGGCTTCTCGCGCGCCGACCGGGCCCTTCCGCGTCGGTCGGCCCGGCAGCCCCGAGTGTCAAACGTCAAGCCGCAACCTCCCGCGATGACGGGTCGGCGGCCATGACGGACCTGCTCGGCGTCCTGCTGAACGAGCCCCAGTTCTACGAAGAGATTGCCTCGGAGTTCGACCCGGAGATATCCGCCGACGTCCAGCTCCGCCAGATTGCGCATGCCGTTCGTGAGATGGCATGCGATGAACAATGCGAGAAGTCGCTCGCCGCACTGCTCGGCCGGTTTGAGTCGGTCGACATCGCCGCGAGGATCATGGATTTGCAGGCCGCCGGCCTGTGCCGCGGAAACTATGAAGCCACGCTCCGCGGCGCCGTCGAACGGCTCAGGCAGATCAAGGAGCACAATCAGCTCGCCCATATCACGGCAGGGCTGAGAGGAAAGGCCATACCGGTCGAATCGACCGGGACGAGCAACGATGCCGACAGCGCGGCCGACGATGATCGGTCCGCCCGGCTAGCCGTCACTGAAGTGGCCCGACGGGTGAGTCATTTTGCGGCGCACAAACACCTGGCGACCCCATTGACTGCGGGTGCCGGTTTCGAGTCGCCGCGCAGCGCCGAGTAA